In a genomic window of Streptomyces pristinaespiralis:
- a CDS encoding WD40/YVTN/BNR-like repeat-containing protein has translation MTDVLLTVGTRKGLFIGRRSGGTWEFSSPHFNAQAVYSIGIDTRRAVPRLLVGGDSAHWGPSVFHSDDLGKTWTEPEKPAVKFPQDTGASLERVWQLHPASDADPDVVYAGTEPAALFRSENGGASFELVRPLWEHPTRSQWVPGGGGEAVHTVITDPRDPLAVTVAVSTAGVFRSKDGGESWTPSNQGVSAVFLPDPNPEFGQCVHKIAQDAVDPDRLYLQNHWGVFRSDDAGAKWTDIGTGLPSDFGFAMAAHPHRANTAYVFPITADADRVPAERRCRVYRTGDAGETWEALSAGLPEGDHFGTVLRDALCTDDADPAGVYFGNRNGEVYASADDGDSWQLLASHLPDVLCVRAAVMK, from the coding sequence ATGACCGATGTTCTTCTTACCGTGGGCACACGCAAAGGGCTCTTCATCGGCCGCAGGAGCGGCGGCACCTGGGAGTTCAGTAGCCCGCACTTCAACGCGCAGGCCGTGTACTCGATCGGCATCGACACCCGCCGCGCCGTGCCACGGCTCCTCGTCGGCGGCGACAGCGCGCACTGGGGCCCGTCGGTGTTCCACTCGGACGACCTGGGAAAGACCTGGACCGAGCCGGAGAAGCCGGCCGTCAAGTTCCCCCAGGACACGGGCGCGTCGCTGGAGCGCGTCTGGCAGCTGCACCCCGCCTCCGACGCCGACCCGGACGTGGTCTACGCGGGCACCGAGCCCGCGGCGCTCTTCCGCTCGGAGAACGGCGGCGCCAGCTTCGAGCTCGTCCGGCCGCTGTGGGAGCACCCGACGCGTTCCCAGTGGGTGCCCGGCGGCGGCGGAGAAGCCGTCCACACCGTGATCACCGATCCGAGGGACCCGCTGGCCGTGACGGTCGCCGTGTCCACGGCCGGGGTGTTCCGCTCGAAGGACGGCGGGGAGAGCTGGACACCGTCGAACCAGGGCGTGTCGGCGGTCTTCCTCCCCGACCCGAACCCGGAGTTCGGCCAGTGCGTCCACAAGATCGCGCAGGACGCCGTAGACCCCGACCGTCTGTATCTGCAGAACCACTGGGGCGTGTTCCGCAGCGACGACGCCGGGGCGAAGTGGACCGACATCGGGACCGGGCTGCCGTCGGACTTCGGCTTCGCCATGGCCGCGCATCCGCACCGCGCGAACACCGCGTACGTGTTCCCGATCACCGCCGACGCGGACCGTGTCCCCGCCGAGCGCCGCTGCCGCGTGTACCGCACCGGTGACGCGGGCGAGACCTGGGAGGCGCTGTCGGCCGGCCTGCCCGAGGGCGATCACTTCGGCACGGTGCTCCGGGACGCCCTGTGCACGGACGACGCCGACCCGGCGGGCGTCTACTTCGGCAACCGCAACGGCGAGGTGTACGCGAGCGCGGACGACGGCGACAGCTGGCAGCTGCTCGCCTCACATCTGCCGGACGTGCTGTGCGTGCGGGCGGCCGTCATGAAGTGA
- a CDS encoding NADH:flavin oxidoreductase/NADH oxidase — protein sequence MSALFEPYALRSLTIPNRVWMAPMCQYSAEVFGPNAGVAGDWHFAHYAARAAGGTGLILVEATAVSPEGRISPADLGIWNDTQVAAFRRITAFLESQGTVPGIQIAHAGRKASTDRPWNGGEPVGPEQHGWQPVAPSAIPFVEGHPVPDELTGVQIAEIVGQFADAARRALDAGFKVAEIHGAHGYLIGEFLSPHSNHRTDEYGGSFDNRVRFALEVVDAVRAVWPEELPLFFRISATDWLEEGGWTPDDTVRFASLLKEHGVDLLDVSSGGNAARVRIPTGPGYQVPFAARVKAETDLPVAAVGLITDAEQAEKILANGEADAVLLGRELLRNPSWARHAARELGGDVHVPQQYHRSV from the coding sequence GTGAGCGCGTTGTTCGAGCCCTACGCCCTTCGGTCACTGACCATCCCCAACCGCGTCTGGATGGCGCCGATGTGCCAGTACAGCGCCGAGGTCTTCGGCCCGAACGCGGGCGTCGCCGGCGACTGGCACTTCGCCCACTACGCCGCCCGCGCCGCCGGCGGCACCGGCCTCATCCTCGTCGAGGCCACCGCGGTGAGTCCCGAGGGACGCATCAGCCCCGCCGACCTCGGCATCTGGAACGACACCCAGGTCGCGGCGTTCCGCCGGATCACCGCGTTCCTCGAGAGCCAGGGCACGGTGCCCGGCATCCAGATCGCCCATGCCGGACGCAAGGCGTCGACCGACCGGCCGTGGAACGGCGGCGAGCCGGTCGGTCCGGAGCAGCACGGATGGCAGCCCGTGGCGCCCAGCGCGATCCCCTTCGTCGAGGGGCATCCCGTACCGGACGAGCTGACCGGGGTGCAGATCGCCGAGATCGTCGGGCAGTTCGCCGACGCGGCCCGCCGCGCCCTGGACGCCGGGTTCAAGGTCGCCGAGATCCACGGCGCGCACGGCTACCTGATCGGCGAATTCCTGTCACCGCACAGCAACCACCGCACCGACGAGTACGGGGGCTCCTTCGACAACCGCGTGCGCTTCGCGCTGGAGGTCGTGGACGCGGTGCGCGCCGTCTGGCCCGAGGAACTGCCGCTGTTCTTCCGGATCTCGGCCACGGACTGGCTCGAGGAGGGAGGCTGGACACCGGACGACACCGTCCGCTTCGCCTCGCTCCTCAAGGAGCACGGCGTGGACCTCCTGGACGTCTCCAGCGGCGGCAACGCGGCCCGCGTGCGGATCCCCACCGGCCCCGGCTACCAGGTTCCGTTCGCGGCACGGGTCAAGGCGGAGACCGACCTGCCGGTGGCCGCGGTCGGCCTGATCACGGACGCGGAGCAGGCGGAGAAGATCCTCGCGAACGGCGAGGCCGACGCGGTGCTGCTCGGCCGCGAGCTGCTCCGCAACCCCTCGTGGGCGCGTCACGCGGCACGCGAACTGGGCGGCGATGTGCACGTGCCGCAGCAGTACCACCGCTCGGTCTGA
- a CDS encoding ArsR/SmtB family transcription factor: MTTVTSPRVLAHPGRDEIRLENVLHALADPMRLRVVRELAAGEADLTCSDIELPVTKSTTTHHFRVLRENGVIRQTYQGTAKMNGLRRDDLEALFPGLLDRVLEAAEAQERRLADD, from the coding sequence GTGACCACCGTGACCAGCCCTCGAGTGCTCGCCCACCCCGGCCGCGACGAGATCCGGCTGGAGAACGTGCTCCATGCCCTCGCCGACCCGATGCGACTGCGTGTCGTGCGTGAACTCGCGGCCGGTGAGGCGGACCTGACGTGTTCCGACATCGAGCTGCCGGTCACCAAGTCGACGACCACCCACCACTTCCGGGTGCTGCGCGAGAACGGCGTGATCCGCCAGACCTACCAGGGCACCGCGAAGATGAACGGCCTGCGGCGGGACGACCTCGAAGCGCTGTTCCCCGGCCTGCTCGACCGGGTCCTCGAAGCGGCGGAGGCCCAGGAACGCCGCCTCGCCGACGACTGA
- a CDS encoding FAD-dependent oxidoreductase, which yields MLRVAVVGSGPSGVYAAQALVGQTAVPDVRVHILDRLPCPYGLVRYGVAPDHEKIKSLQNSLRAVLEDDRIDFLGNVEVGRAGLGPAKLLELYHAVVYCVGAARDRKLGVPGEDLPGSHSATDFVSWYSAHPDAPPDAFALGARSAVVIGVGNVAVDVARILARGADELRGTDVPERALAALAASQVRDVHMVGRRGPSGAKFTTKELRELGALPSADVMVDPSDLALETAYADPAAVPAIVRRNLTVVREWAARPLQGRPRRIHVRFFLRPVELLERDGRVGGVRFERTEPDGTGGVRGTGAYQDIEAQLVLRAVGYRGVPTEGLPFDADRGVVPNVAGRVVRDGRFSPGEYVAGWIKRGPNGVIGTNRPCAKETVNSLLEDAAALVGRPLAADPEAELRALGQQPVRWRGWLAIEEAEAALGRALGRPPVKIPDWAGLLGAARETGSGGPGEAGH from the coding sequence GTGCTTCGCGTCGCCGTCGTCGGATCGGGTCCCAGCGGGGTCTACGCCGCGCAGGCCCTCGTCGGCCAGACCGCTGTGCCCGATGTCCGGGTGCACATCCTGGACCGCCTCCCCTGCCCGTACGGGCTCGTGCGCTACGGCGTGGCTCCCGACCACGAGAAGATCAAGTCGCTGCAGAACAGCCTGCGGGCGGTCCTCGAGGACGACCGGATCGATTTCCTGGGGAACGTCGAGGTCGGCAGGGCGGGCCTCGGTCCGGCGAAGCTGCTGGAGCTCTATCACGCGGTCGTGTACTGCGTGGGCGCGGCCAGGGACCGCAAGCTCGGCGTCCCCGGCGAGGACCTGCCCGGCAGCCACTCGGCCACCGACTTCGTCTCCTGGTACAGCGCCCACCCCGACGCTCCCCCGGACGCGTTCGCCCTCGGGGCGCGGTCGGCCGTCGTCATCGGCGTCGGCAATGTGGCGGTCGACGTGGCGCGCATCCTCGCGCGGGGCGCGGACGAGCTGCGCGGGACGGACGTCCCTGAACGGGCGCTCGCCGCACTGGCGGCCAGCCAGGTGCGCGATGTGCACATGGTGGGCAGGCGCGGCCCGTCGGGCGCCAAGTTCACCACCAAGGAGCTGCGGGAGCTGGGCGCCCTGCCCTCGGCGGACGTCATGGTGGACCCCTCGGATCTCGCGCTGGAAACGGCGTACGCCGATCCTGCCGCCGTGCCCGCGATCGTGCGGCGCAACCTCACCGTCGTACGGGAGTGGGCCGCCAGGCCCCTGCAGGGCCGGCCTCGCCGCATCCATGTGCGGTTCTTCCTGCGGCCGGTGGAGCTGCTGGAACGTGACGGCCGCGTCGGTGGTGTCCGCTTCGAGCGGACCGAGCCGGACGGCACGGGCGGCGTACGCGGGACCGGCGCGTACCAGGACATCGAGGCGCAGCTGGTGCTGCGCGCGGTGGGATACCGGGGCGTGCCGACCGAAGGGCTGCCGTTCGACGCCGATCGCGGAGTGGTGCCGAACGTCGCGGGACGGGTCGTGCGGGACGGTCGCTTCTCGCCCGGCGAGTACGTGGCGGGCTGGATCAAGCGCGGCCCGAACGGTGTGATCGGCACCAACCGCCCGTGCGCGAAGGAGACCGTCAACTCCCTGCTCGAGGACGCGGCCGCCCTGGTGGGGCGGCCCCTCGCCGCGGATCCGGAGGCCGAGCTCCGGGCCCTCGGGCAGCAGCCGGTGCGGTGGCGCGGGTGGCTGGCGATCGAGGAGGCGGAAGCGGCGCTGGGGCGCGCCCTGGGCAGGCCGCCCGTCAAGATCCCGGACTGGGCGGGGCTCCTGGGGGCGGCACGGGAAACCGGCTCGGGCGGCCCCGGCGAGGCCGGGCACTGA
- a CDS encoding DUF305 domain-containing protein codes for MLNRPRTARLRRSAAAAAVAVAVLALGACESESDGRKKAAGGDGPSVVAPGKPGEPARTLSAEEAAAALPDDSPNSADFGYTQMMIEHHEQALQMTALAPQRAESTQVKRLAERIAAAQKPEIDSMRGWLANNGGPKKDGAHGHDHGAMPGMATQAQLKQLRESDGSAFDELFLKLMITHHQGAVTMAADVLSEGNNVQVEEMANDVIAQQTAEIGRMRNM; via the coding sequence GTGTTGAACCGCCCCCGTACCGCGCGTCTGCGCAGATCGGCCGCGGCCGCGGCGGTCGCCGTGGCCGTACTGGCCCTGGGCGCATGCGAGTCGGAGTCCGACGGCCGGAAAAAGGCGGCGGGCGGGGACGGTCCCTCCGTGGTGGCGCCCGGCAAGCCCGGCGAGCCGGCCAGGACCCTGTCCGCGGAGGAGGCCGCCGCGGCGCTGCCGGACGACAGCCCCAACTCCGCGGACTTCGGCTACACGCAGATGATGATCGAACACCACGAGCAGGCACTGCAGATGACGGCGCTCGCTCCGCAACGGGCGGAGTCGACACAGGTGAAGCGGCTCGCCGAGCGGATAGCCGCCGCCCAGAAGCCCGAGATCGACTCGATGCGCGGCTGGCTCGCGAACAACGGCGGCCCGAAGAAGGACGGCGCCCATGGACACGACCACGGCGCGATGCCCGGGATGGCCACGCAGGCGCAGCTGAAGCAGCTGCGCGAGTCCGACGGGAGCGCCTTCGACGAGCTCTTCCTGAAGCTCATGATCACCCACCATCAGGGCGCCGTGACGATGGCCGCCGACGTGCTGTCCGAGGGGAACAACGTCCAGGTCGAGGAGATGGCCAACGACGTGATCGCGCAGCAGACGGCCGAGATCGGCCGGATGCGGAACATGTGA
- a CDS encoding LVIVD repeat-containing protein, translating to MILLHTTRVRRRRLGVAAAAAGLLATMLAAGPAAAIPDPGDATAREGISASESAETRSAIRDGEIPGVDEVVHSDNIEHVTNIPKDAITGTNSDLAFQGRYAFAGNYDGFVIYDISNPRSPKTVSQVLCPGSQNDITVSGDLLFLSTDSSRSDNSCNSTSQPATEKSSWEGMKIFDISDKKNPKYVAAVETACGSHTHTLVPERRNVYVYVSSYSPNAAFPDCQPPHDGISVIKVPRKAPEKSAIVNFPVLFPGEGPDGGGNPGSPTNPGVSKTTGCHDITVLPSKDLAAGACMGDGILFDIEDPEHPRVIDRVQDNVNFAFWHSASFNQKANKVVFTDELGGGGAATCNAEIGPNRGADGIYDIVGKGDKRKLVFRSYFKIPRHQAATENCVAHNGSLIPVKGRDIMVQAWYQGGVSVWDFTDSSKPKEIAYFERGPLSTDRLSVAGSWSAYYYNGYIYSNDMSKGFDVLKISDRRTDAGAKVRMHELNVQTQPDYFDDFDD from the coding sequence GTGATCCTGTTGCACACCACCCGAGTGCGACGCAGACGACTGGGTGTCGCCGCGGCGGCCGCCGGACTGCTCGCCACCATGCTGGCGGCGGGGCCGGCGGCGGCGATTCCCGATCCGGGAGACGCCACCGCCCGCGAGGGCATCTCCGCGAGCGAGTCGGCGGAGACCAGGTCGGCCATCCGCGACGGCGAGATACCCGGCGTGGACGAGGTCGTTCACAGCGACAACATCGAGCACGTGACGAACATCCCCAAGGATGCGATCACCGGCACCAACTCGGACCTGGCCTTCCAGGGCAGGTACGCGTTCGCCGGCAACTACGACGGCTTCGTCATCTACGACATCAGCAACCCGCGGAGCCCGAAGACCGTTTCGCAGGTCCTGTGTCCGGGATCGCAGAACGACATCACCGTCTCCGGCGACCTGCTGTTCCTGTCCACCGACTCCTCACGGAGCGACAACTCCTGCAACAGCACGTCCCAGCCGGCGACCGAGAAGTCGTCCTGGGAGGGCATGAAGATCTTCGACATCAGCGACAAGAAGAACCCGAAGTACGTCGCCGCGGTCGAGACGGCGTGCGGTTCGCACACCCACACGCTGGTGCCCGAGCGCAGGAACGTCTACGTGTACGTCTCCTCGTACTCGCCGAACGCCGCGTTCCCGGACTGCCAGCCGCCGCACGACGGGATCTCCGTCATCAAGGTGCCGCGCAAGGCCCCGGAGAAGTCGGCGATCGTGAACTTCCCGGTGCTCTTCCCGGGCGAGGGACCCGACGGCGGCGGCAACCCGGGCTCGCCCACCAACCCGGGCGTCTCCAAGACCACGGGCTGCCACGACATCACCGTGCTGCCCTCCAAGGACCTGGCCGCCGGTGCCTGCATGGGTGACGGCATCCTGTTCGACATCGAGGACCCGGAGCACCCGAGGGTCATCGACCGGGTCCAGGACAACGTCAATTTCGCGTTCTGGCACTCGGCCAGCTTCAACCAGAAGGCGAACAAGGTCGTCTTCACCGACGAGCTCGGCGGCGGCGGCGCGGCCACCTGCAACGCCGAGATCGGCCCGAACCGCGGTGCGGACGGCATCTACGACATCGTGGGCAAGGGCGACAAGCGCAAGCTGGTCTTCCGCAGCTACTTCAAGATCCCGCGCCACCAGGCCGCGACCGAGAACTGCGTGGCCCACAACGGCTCCCTGATCCCGGTCAAGGGCCGCGACATCATGGTCCAGGCCTGGTACCAGGGCGGCGTCTCCGTGTGGGACTTCACCGACTCCTCGAAGCCGAAGGAGATCGCCTACTTCGAGCGCGGGCCGCTGAGCACCGACAGGCTCTCCGTGGCCGGTTCCTGGTCCGCGTACTACTACAACGGCTACATCTACTCCAACGACATGTCCAAGGGCTTCGACGTCCTGAAGATCAGCGACCGGCGCACCGACGCCGGCGCGAAGGTGCGGATGCACGAGCTCAACGTGCAGACGCAGCCGGACTACTTCGACGACTTCGACGACTGA
- a CDS encoding TetR/AcrR family transcriptional regulator, whose product MSPRSASVNEELRRRSRQRLLQATVELVDERGYEATTLGDIADRAGSARGLVSYYFPGKRQLLQSAVHRLMHLTLEAALEREPRTEDGRERLARAIDAILGLATEHPVLMRTHMAGLLQADGFVQCPEQQRLASLLRDTVERYGSRDVDTDYPLLRGLLMGAVFALLLPGVPMARARLRAELFQRYGLDWELGAPPGGPPPGGASRHIPDQSSKSSK is encoded by the coding sequence ATGTCCCCGCGAAGCGCATCGGTCAATGAAGAGCTTCGTCGACGTTCTCGCCAGCGGCTTCTGCAGGCGACGGTGGAGCTGGTCGACGAGCGCGGTTACGAGGCCACGACGCTCGGCGACATCGCCGACCGGGCCGGTTCCGCGCGCGGCCTCGTCTCGTACTACTTCCCGGGCAAGCGGCAGCTGCTGCAGTCGGCCGTGCACCGGCTCATGCACCTCACGCTCGAGGCGGCGCTGGAGAGGGAACCGCGTACAGAGGACGGCCGCGAGCGGCTGGCGAGAGCCATCGACGCGATCCTCGGCCTGGCGACCGAGCATCCGGTGCTGATGCGCACGCACATGGCGGGACTCCTGCAGGCCGACGGCTTCGTGCAGTGCCCGGAGCAGCAACGGCTCGCCTCATTGCTGCGGGACACGGTGGAGCGCTACGGATCACGGGACGTCGACACCGACTATCCGCTGCTGCGCGGGCTGCTGATGGGCGCGGTCTTCGCCCTGCTGCTGCCGGGCGTACCGATGGCCCGCGCGCGGCTGCGCGCGGAGCTGTTCCAGCGGTACGGGCTGGACTGGGAACTGGGTGCGCCGCCGGGCGGTCCCCCGCCCGGCGGCGCGTCACGTCACATCCCGGATCAGTCGTCGAAGTCGTCGAAGTAG
- a CDS encoding HAD family hydrolase — MTIRTVLFDFSGTLFRIESARSWLRAVLREHGSPLSADELDRCARRLEAAGALPGGAHPQRIPGHLAELWAVRDTDTDRHRAAYTGLAREVPLPDEALYDALYDRHMTPAAWSPYADAAEVLRGLRERDVGVGVVSNIGWDLRPVFRAHGLDDLVDTYTLSFEHGVQKPDARLFRTACEGLGRDPREVLMVGDDRRADGGAAELGCAVHFVDHLPVDERPAGLLPVLGLVDRRPAP; from the coding sequence ATGACGATCAGGACTGTTCTCTTCGACTTCTCCGGGACGCTCTTTCGCATCGAGTCGGCCCGCAGCTGGCTCCGCGCGGTGCTGCGGGAGCACGGGTCGCCGCTGTCCGCGGACGAACTCGACCGGTGCGCCCGGCGGTTGGAGGCGGCCGGCGCGCTGCCGGGCGGAGCCCACCCGCAGCGGATCCCCGGACACCTGGCCGAGCTGTGGGCGGTACGGGACACGGACACGGACCGGCACCGTGCCGCGTACACGGGACTGGCACGCGAGGTGCCCCTGCCGGACGAGGCCCTGTACGACGCCCTCTACGACCGTCACATGACGCCCGCGGCCTGGAGCCCCTACGCGGACGCCGCCGAGGTGCTGCGCGGGCTGCGCGAGCGGGACGTCGGCGTCGGCGTGGTCAGCAACATCGGCTGGGACCTGCGTCCGGTATTCCGGGCCCATGGTCTCGACGATCTGGTCGACACGTACACCCTGTCGTTCGAGCACGGGGTGCAGAAGCCCGATGCCCGGCTGTTCCGGACGGCGTGCGAGGGCCTGGGGCGCGATCCGCGCGAGGTGCTGATGGTGGGCGACGACCGCCGCGCCGACGGCGGTGCCGCGGAGCTGGGCTGCGCCGTCCACTTCGTGGACCATCTGCCGGTGGACGAACGGCCCGCGGGGCTTCTTCCGGTGCTCGGACTCGTCGACCGGCGGCCCGCGCCGTAG
- a CDS encoding phosphatase PAP2 family protein codes for MSSPHSTDPVAPHHGNDASPRTARPERRARASALCVRACAVSAGLSVLLLVAVVLTWSPLMSFDRAVVDALHGSAVEEPTFTHVNRVLTDWVWDPWTMRLLSAAAVVWLWLRGERLLAVWVGLASALGTGLQQGVKALVGRERPLWPDPVDSAHYAAFPSGHAMTAVVTCGLLLWLCRRHMARAAWMWCFAAAAVSVAGVGFTRLYLGVHWPSDVIGGWLLGACVVTLAVASYRRVALSRGH; via the coding sequence ATGTCTTCCCCCCACTCCACGGACCCCGTCGCCCCCCACCACGGCAATGACGCCTCCCCCCGCACCGCGCGGCCCGAGCGGAGGGCCCGGGCGAGCGCCCTGTGCGTCCGCGCCTGCGCGGTGTCGGCCGGGCTGAGCGTTCTGCTGCTGGTGGCGGTGGTCCTCACCTGGTCACCGCTGATGTCCTTCGACCGGGCGGTGGTGGACGCGCTGCACGGCTCCGCGGTCGAGGAGCCGACGTTCACGCACGTCAACCGCGTACTGACCGACTGGGTGTGGGACCCGTGGACCATGCGGCTGCTGTCCGCGGCGGCGGTCGTCTGGCTGTGGCTGCGCGGGGAGCGTCTCCTGGCGGTGTGGGTGGGGCTCGCCAGTGCGCTCGGGACGGGCCTCCAGCAGGGCGTGAAGGCCCTCGTAGGGCGGGAGCGGCCCCTGTGGCCCGACCCGGTCGACTCGGCGCACTACGCGGCTTTTCCGTCCGGGCACGCGATGACCGCCGTGGTCACCTGCGGGCTGCTGCTCTGGCTGTGCAGGCGGCACATGGCCAGGGCCGCCTGGATGTGGTGCTTCGCCGCCGCGGCCGTCTCCGTCGCCGGGGTCGGTTTCACCCGGCTCTACCTGGGGGTGCACTGGCCCTCCGACGTGATCGGCGGCTGGCTCCTCGGGGCGTGCGTCGTCACGCTCGCCGTGGCCTCCTACAGGCGGGTGGCCTTGTCCCGCGGCCACTGA
- a CDS encoding M56 family metallopeptidase produces the protein MMVSLALLMLGALAAVVAPRLVSRADWPEREPVVALWVWQCVVAAVLLSFALSMIFSAAAAWQLVRGHVFASAPHGVVEAYALGATETWWSAALAVVLAFCGVWTGAMLAREIHRAHVRRKRQRAELLVRSPLMPDEVPGSEPLVVLEAERPDAWWLPGAAPQLIITTAALRRLKGRQLDAVLAHEQGHARARHDWLLHCSAALANGFPQIPVFAAFRDEMHRLVELAADDVASRRYGRLTIALALVELNEERGVFGPCPTPGAELPHRVNRLLTPVPRLTPARRLRLTAAAALVPVVPLLVAFVPGLRALG, from the coding sequence ATGATGGTCTCGCTTGCGCTGCTGATGCTCGGCGCACTGGCCGCCGTCGTCGCCCCGCGCCTGGTGTCGCGTGCCGACTGGCCGGAGCGCGAGCCCGTCGTCGCCCTGTGGGTCTGGCAGTGCGTGGTCGCCGCCGTGCTGCTGTCGTTCGCGCTGTCCATGATCTTCAGCGCTGCCGCCGCCTGGCAGTTGGTGCGGGGCCATGTCTTCGCGTCCGCGCCGCACGGCGTCGTGGAGGCGTACGCGCTCGGGGCGACCGAGACGTGGTGGTCCGCCGCCCTCGCGGTGGTCCTGGCATTCTGCGGCGTGTGGACCGGGGCCATGCTGGCGCGGGAGATCCACCGGGCGCACGTCCGGCGCAAGCGGCAGCGCGCCGAGCTGCTCGTGCGCTCCCCCCTGATGCCGGACGAGGTCCCCGGAAGTGAGCCCCTGGTCGTCCTGGAGGCCGAGCGGCCGGACGCGTGGTGGCTGCCGGGCGCCGCGCCCCAGCTGATCATCACCACCGCGGCCTTGCGGCGGCTGAAGGGCCGGCAGCTCGACGCGGTCCTGGCGCACGAGCAGGGCCACGCACGGGCCAGGCACGACTGGCTGCTGCACTGCTCGGCCGCCCTGGCCAACGGCTTTCCGCAGATCCCCGTCTTCGCCGCCTTCCGTGACGAGATGCACCGGCTGGTCGAACTGGCGGCGGACGACGTCGCCTCACGGCGCTACGGACGGCTCACGATCGCGCTGGCCCTGGTCGAACTGAACGAGGAGCGCGGGGTGTTCGGGCCCTGCCCCACACCGGGAGCGGAACTGCCGCACCGTGTGAACCGGCTGCTGACGCCGGTGCCCCGGCTCACTCCGGCCCGCCGGCTGCGGCTGACGGCGGCCGCCGCCCTGGTCCCGGTGGTTCCGCTGCTCGTGGCCTTCGTGCCGGGACTGCGCGCGCTGGGATAG
- a CDS encoding DUF5134 domain-containing protein, which yields MHGPAMSGWMLVVLCTATGSYCLIRMRSCRGPGRKAAGGEALMGLGMAAMAVPATLFTLPRWHWMVYAVVFGAAAVHAVRPAGNGGRHLHHAVGCMAMVYMAAAMAGPGAHGAHTAGGVPLLTGVLLLYFAGYVLRSGLRLVPLAPAGGGPVPVADPAGSRPELVPACRVSMATAMLAMLLAL from the coding sequence GTGCACGGACCCGCGATGTCCGGCTGGATGCTCGTGGTGCTGTGCACCGCGACCGGCTCGTACTGCCTGATCCGGATGCGCAGTTGCCGGGGACCGGGCAGAAAGGCGGCCGGCGGTGAGGCGCTGATGGGGCTCGGCATGGCCGCGATGGCCGTGCCCGCCACCCTGTTCACCCTGCCGAGATGGCACTGGATGGTGTACGCGGTGGTGTTCGGCGCGGCGGCGGTGCACGCGGTGCGGCCGGCCGGGAACGGCGGGCGCCATCTCCACCATGCCGTCGGCTGCATGGCGATGGTCTACATGGCGGCCGCGATGGCCGGCCCGGGCGCTCACGGGGCGCACACGGCCGGCGGCGTCCCGCTCCTCACCGGCGTGCTGCTCCTCTACTTCGCCGGGTACGTGCTCCGCTCGGGCCTTCGGCTCGTCCCGCTCGCCCCGGCGGGCGGCGGTCCGGTCCCGGTGGCGGATCCGGCCGGTTCCCGGCCCGAGTTGGTGCCGGCCTGCAGGGTCTCCATGGCGACGGCGATGCTGGCGATGCTGCTGGCCCTGTGA
- a CDS encoding GNAT family N-acetyltransferase, with product MDTAPPRDSAELTYRDAAEADVPALVALIESAYRGESSRAGWTSEADILGGQRTDPQGVREVITAPGSRLMIVERDGEPVACCQLEHRGDAAYFGMFAVRPDLQGAGLGRRIIAEAERSARETWGVAEMHMTVISVREDLIAWYERRGYRRTGRMTPFPYGDERFGIPRRDDLAFELLVKDLA from the coding sequence ATGGACACAGCCCCGCCCAGGGACTCGGCCGAGCTCACCTACCGCGACGCGGCCGAGGCCGACGTCCCGGCTCTCGTCGCCTTGATCGAGTCGGCGTACCGCGGTGAATCGAGCCGCGCGGGCTGGACCTCGGAGGCCGACATCCTCGGCGGTCAGCGCACCGATCCGCAGGGGGTGCGCGAGGTGATCACCGCCCCCGGCAGCCGTCTGATGATCGTCGAGCGCGACGGGGAGCCGGTCGCCTGCTGCCAGCTCGAGCACCGTGGCGACGCCGCCTACTTCGGCATGTTCGCGGTCCGCCCCGACCTTCAGGGCGCCGGTCTGGGCCGCAGGATCATCGCGGAGGCGGAGCGCAGCGCGCGCGAGACCTGGGGCGTGGCGGAGATGCACATGACCGTGATCTCCGTGCGAGAGGACCTGATCGCCTGGTACGAACGCCGCGGCTACCGCCGTACGGGCCGGATGACCCCCTTCCCGTACGGCGACGAGCGGTTCGGCATCCCGCGGCGCGACGATCTCGCCTTCGAGCTCCTGGTGAAGGACCTCGCCTGA